The sequence below is a genomic window from Uranotaenia lowii strain MFRU-FL chromosome 2, ASM2978415v1, whole genome shotgun sequence.
gtaatttggcatgTTTCcgaatctttagattttcaaaatacgaaacaatgTTAGGAAGTTCAAAACATTATATGTACTTTGTtgtgaaataagattttttatttttaaatcaattattgatatttcatttaaaatgcaGGAATCAATCATTCGTTAATGTGTTAATACAAACATCAAATATTCAATGTGTCCCTTGAATAAAAGTTATTTCTATTTCTCTCTTCCTAGTCAACATCATTTCTCTCTCACAGGGCACGGCCATCGGTTGGCTGTCCCCATTCCTTCCTCTGCTGATCTCAACTAACTCTCCTCTGAGCACCGGTCCCGTTACGGATATTCAGGCCACCTGGATTGCCTCGCTACTGTGTGTGGGCGCCATCTTCGGAACGGTCCTGTTTGGCTGGTCTGCTGACAAATTTGGCCGGAAGTTCTCGCTATGCCTTACGGCGCTACCATTGATCGGATTTTGGGCCTGTGTCGCCTTCGGGACGTACGTGGAAATCCTCTTCGTTGGCCGGATATTGGCTGGCTTGGGTGCTGCTGGAGTTTTCCTGTTGGTTCCACTTTATGTCAGTGAAATTTCTGAAGATAGGTAAGTTGAAACGTTATTTTAGGATCCTTCAAAACATCTTGACATTTATGAATTTCATCATTCCAGCATTCGAGGATCGTTGGGTTCATTCTTCATCCTTTTCATCAACGTGGGAACTTTGGTGTCCTTTGTGATTGGAACCTACCTGTCGTATCACATCACATCGTACATTCTAATCTTCCTGCCCATTCTGTTCCTGTTGTGCTTCATCCGGTTACCGGAAACGCCATCCCATCTGATTCGATGCAACAAGCTTGAATCGGCTGAAGCGTCGCTCAAATTTCTTCGAGGATACACCACATCTCCCGAGGATGTTGCCCAACTCAAGGAAGAAATGACCAAACTGATGAGCCAAATCGTGATCCGGGGCAAAGACTCCAACGATGAAGCATCGATTAAATTGGCTGATTTTGGTGAGCTGttgaaataaatgatttcaatGACAATCAATTACTTAACGTTAATAAATCTATTTCAGCTCCCTTCTCCGTCAAGAAAGCTATAATCATCGGTATGGTATTGGTGGCTTTGAATCAGCTGACTGGATGTTTCGCTCTTATAAACTATACGGCACAGATCTTCGCTGATGCTGGTTCCGATCTGGATCCTAACGTTGCAGCCATCATCGTCGGCGCCATCCAGATTGCCGGATCGTACGTCTCGACGCTGGTCGTTGATCGATTGCGGAGAAAGGTAAGTTTGAAAGGAGTGAAAACTAGAAGTTTTATAATAGGgccttaaaaaaattctatagaacGGTGTACAATATCGTCGTTAacgatttgataattttttggtgGATTACAAATCTCGAACTGTATAATGAATTTCGACTGCTTAACCCTTCTTTTCGGTAAGCGTCTGTATAACCTGAACTGTATTTTCCCGAtgagatttatttttaacttttcctcAAATGGGAAGTTCCTCAATCTCTCATTTTGAGAATTATGAAAAGGGTTGCAGAGTATTTTTtcttaatgccatattttcaaagcaatagcaAGCtcgcatttttttaagaaaaagttttccaaaatgatccctcgagtccaaaagtatatatttttatcttttgaatAGTTGATCATTGCTAAGCACTAAATCTtacatataaaaatggaggcgtttttttGTAACACTGTCACGTATAATCGGAAGGTCGGAATAAAGAGAACTCAGCAAACATTGAAggaggtatatcgcaggaacaacagaattattcaaacaattgtaccagatgaaaagattgtataaaaGCTTATAGCTATagaagtggaggcgatatatctataatgacaagattccaaaaattagatttcccccaaaatgcaaaataaacgattttaagtaatttgagtaaaacgaaaaaaaaccccgCCCGAGATTTgagaactccagtcctccgagttcgcagtTCAGTatcttcccaagcaaccagaattcccttaaaaaggttccatagaagcttaatcagctctcgtttgtgtctgaagagaatgctaatcagcccaaaatttaagttcttaaagctactttcaagttcgtttagggggctgtagagaacgctattcagcttctaagagaatgtcaagaaacttctacgcgccgaaaaaaaaatccaattgacagattgctctgccaaccacatgtcagattgctaggttgccggtctatcatggtctatctcattgattttaattatattgttttgattacaaaagctgcttacacgcctagagaattgaaccgctgctctctaggttgcaatgaaactcaccagcctctcgaccaatccagcaatagctaattgccactgtaatgattagtatttaaacttattgtcatttgagatgattgagtgggttggtcaacagaaggtaccttatttcgttcaaaggattttcagtacacaatatgaatcataacaaaaattcgcatcatcaaaaatttattcgaatatcttatttaacatttataagaaaaattcgaaaaaatcttgaattccatttgtaaatatcagttcagatataaacaaaacaaataccatgacaagaaattgacagacatttttgacatgtcgcttagaattcccatataggttctttaaaacacctccaagtatcttaatggtgcgttttggaatgtaacgcgaacgttatcgaccttcttgaaagaagttccattgaaagcgcttagaagttccgttatcgatagtttaacctttcaaagggcgatggaagttcctgagtaacttttacgcgacaagagtcacctgaggttcccgtaatacattttttcagccaaatgtgaacttcggagttcggagttaagtaaaaacgcgacttttggttgcttgggttagcacgatgccaactcatcagttgaaatcgtaatagaaatgataaccCAAATCGATTAtcaagacattttcaataaccatcgtaaacaagttggtattgagtgaatttgtatcattcatttacaacaatctttgcccaaaaatagttgagtcggatagcagtttagtcaattcgtaaggatgtctccaaaaagttgggaatatgcttattcgacatttacgattttagtggactgatttacgataaatgggcggtccatcgattgaaactctatccgatctctccctttcttcctttgaccagTTCGTAAAAAgtaaatctcacctatagagctgtgccgtggatcatatcaactgatgagttggcatcgtggtaagataccggacagcgaactcggaggactggagttcaaatcttaGTCGAGGAAGATTTctttcgttttactcaaattacttaaaatagtttattttgcattttgtggggaaatcgaatcgttggaatcttgtcattgtagatatatctaTCGccccacttttgtagctatatgctattttggtaagtttaatacaatcttttcatctggtatattattattaaaaaaattctgttgttcctaCGATAtatcttaaatgtttgctgggtcccTGATTAAagtatcaagtctcctttaataagggatcaagtaatttacagGTTAATGTATCGATCAAAAAACCAGCATATATCTATCTACTTGAAATTATacgctatcagaaaatgcaaaagaagacgatctgcattttttttcaaaaagatataatGAAAATGGGAAAAAGGGATCAAATGTCTCAATTCTCCTCTACTTTTTAGGATATAAAatgcgttaaaaaaaatcttttaaataaatcatacgataaattttgatttgtgaaagaaaaaccaataaaaaaaattgactacacagcaaatttttttttgctggaaaccagcaaaattttgctggtttttgtcccgctgactttccagcaaaatttccagcaatttcaattgctggaaaaaacagcaaacgttaatgctggtttccagcaattcaaattgctggaaaatcagcaatccagagtgctggaaaccagctatttctttcaacacaaccggcagtatttagtatgaaatttatatttcaattcaaaattaaagtttaatattggctgtgcataaaataagcaataaaaacaattattttctcctattttcaataagggattaatttattttccaaaaaaaacttcttttttttcacaactttctaacaccggctccggggtggccgctttgtgccaaaatgttgatcatccgccacctgtaaaaatagttttgattagtatcttctatgcaatatctacctgtacaatgaaaacttacccttgacttgatgcctggttgctagaatatagaggaaaataaaataattatattaatttaacctaaattcgtaaaatagaatctcaccttacttcagcgtacgaaacaaaaacaaactcgattgctgattttccagcaaactagatcaattgctggaaagtccagcaatttgaaaaccgattgctgatttttcagcaaaaatgacaagcacataaccgaatgctgaaaaatccagcaattcgaaaaccgattgctggtttccagcaaaaatttggattgctgaacgtttccagcaattttttttgctggaaatcgaggcaaaaatttacagtgtacgttgttttccatacaaacatccgttcAAAAAAGCATGAAATAGTCTGTTAGGCgttaatgaacctcattttttactcggcaccatttttgatcgtgttaatcgattttgacgaaacatGACCAAACAtgactagatcaaacatttttacatctgtggaccaaatttcaagattattcAATGAAagttgtcaaagatacagcagaTTTATTGAAGCAATTCCCAATTTCTCCTTTTTtgcgggaatagctgtatctttgtttacaGTTATTGTAAAGAGTTCAAATTCTGTTGAACGTAAGTTGAATAGTTCATCaagattgtgtgaaaatttcatgaaaaactaTCAACCgggagagaaatggcagcttgcaAAGTTGGAAAAGAGAGCGTAGCTTcacacgatttcattctttttttaacgcaacAGTAGTTGTATCATAAATCAATAACGGAAGGATTATTTAGTACTGTATTCAAATGTCGATCTCGAAATTGTtaataagaattttgaagatttgaactgAATcactacaataaaaaaaaactaaagtacAAAGTCTGTAACCATAATTGgatatgaattataaattcaaaGTTGCAGTTGACGGTAAAACACATTTTACTTGAATGCCGGAAATACGACAACCAAAGACGAAATCTACTACCCGAAGGCAGCCTGGCGGACAAActcgaaaacaacaaaattaaggaaaaacaaatcattcgTTTCCTCAAACAGTGTGATCTACTCAATgtgatataacttttttttgaggGTGAAAACATTAGGTTAATCCTCTTTAAATAaagcgtacaaaaaaaaaagttgcaattcttctaaaattcaaacatttgaaaGAGCTAAAGTCAAATGGTAGAAGTTGAGAATTGTATTCgagatttttcaagttttcgatctaaaatacTGGATGTTTCGATGTTGTACAATGTTGATTGTTATGCAAGTTtgttgtaaagggtgatacgatcaaaatttggcaatatcaacttgacgtatttctttcaattttgcatttaaaaaacctgaacacccctcattttgaaggtgtgtgtgtgtagaatgttgctcctattttgattttggtattcactcttcagttgtcaaaatgccgtccaaggaagaagagcagcgtatcaaaattttgctcacgcatcgcgaaaatccgagctactcgcacgcaaagctggcaaaatcgctaaaagttgccaaatcgaccgttacaaatgtaattaaagtgtttcggaaacgtttgtcgacagccaggaagtctggatcggggggaaatcgaaaaccggaagccgctgagacaacaaagagagttttcggtagtttcaagcgaaactctaacctTTCTCTCCCTGTGATGCCGCAATTAAGCTGGGTGTattgtctacaaccgtgcatcgagccaaaaaacgagccggactatcgacttacaagaaggaagtgactcaaaatcgcgatgataaacaaaatacgacggccacagctcgatcccggaggctgtacacgacgatgctgacgaagtttgactgcgtggtaatggacgacgaaacctacgtcaaagccgactacaagtagcttccgggacaggagttttatacggcaaaaggaatgGGAAAGGTTAAGATATttccaagcacatgaaactgtcaaagttcgcaaagaaacatctggtttggcaagccgtctgtacctgtggcttgaaaagcagcactTTCATAGCAGATTGTCAACCAAGACATTTACTTGAAAGAGTGCTTGAacaaacgtctgctgcctttcctgaagaaacacggttgttccgtactgttttggtcggatttggcatcttgccattaccgtaaaaagaccatggagtgggtacgccgccaacaacgtgcaggtggttcccaaggacaagaaccctcccaatacgccagagctccgcccaattgagaaatactgtgTTATTGTctagcggaacctaaagaagaccaaaaaaactgctagaacgagcagcagttcaaggtgTGCAACATCAACTTCTTAGTGAGGGAATCACCCAATACGCGAGCGCAATACACACGCGACTTACTTGGCCGAGAGCTGACCCACGAATGCGGCAATGTTGCTCGGCTCGTATGTACGTGCAGCAGAGAGCGGGAATCGGGTTGAAGTCCTTCAAAGGCTGAGATTTAGGCAGTGTGCGTGTGGCTAATAGATCGGCGCCACACATCCTCCTTCTtctctaatgaaaaaaaaagtcaaataaacGTACCACGTTATTTTCCTTTAAGGTTATCTAGTTTAGATTTGAACCACGTTTGGTCCAACGGGAGATGGTTCTCggcatttaattttcaaatatcactTTAGGGACTTCATTTACTTCTAATAAAAGTGGGTACTTCATAAATTGAAAGGACGATAATATAATGTTTATACTGCTTCATTCTTTCCACAGCTTATTGAATCAATAGGAACTCTCATTTACTCCAAGACATTCTTTTACCCtttttaccccttaatgtaGACCAAAACGAATTctcgtttttcgttttcgtcGAGTATGCTCTCCTTAGAAGCATAACCCAAATCTTATAAATTTAATGATGAAACTTTGTTCtgcaaaattcaacaaaacactTTGAGTAACTCATTGAtactaaatttatataatttggtCCAGTGGATTCTGAAATACTGAATGCcgaattttagtttttctcgGCTATCATTTGCCTTTGTTCCAATTGCGATAgaagcgtgttttttttttaatcgaatacGAGATTGTTTTAACTCTAATGAGGCAATATCCCTAATCTGCGTGTCATTCTCTTCCCAAAGACTTCAGTTAAAGTTCCATATTAATATCAACTGTTATCGAGAAACTTTCAAATTGTGTTATGCCTTTGAACTTTCTAGTGAAGCCTTTGATCGTTCAATCTGCAAATATGCCTAGCGTATTCATGCTTTCCAACGCCAATTGCTCTCTCCTGAACAACTGATATAACCGCCAAAGTACTACGTGGTTATCAGTTGCAGTAGATAGTTTATCTTCGAGCAACTATGTTTCCTTTGTGGACCCGAGGTCAAAGAAATCGGAAGCAGACTAATAGTTCATGAAAAGAACAACTGTAAGCTGAATAATTCAATTTGAGTAATTTAATAACAATCCAGCTAATACCTGAACGAAGAAATGTCTGTCTTCGATATAGTTAAGTTTCTCTTATTGTCTACACTATTGTCCCAAGCATGGACTTCCGCCATCAGCTcagttgaaaatcgaaaatgagCTTAACTTCAAACGATCCAGCAAGTAACTCAACCAGAATACAGACGACACAATCATTTGATGATGCAATATATGCTATGATGATATAATATATGATCAAAGAACGCGCTTTACGTCGGTAACCCGCCACTATTCTTTAGTGGGCTAAGGGAATATTTGGTTGATAATCACAAATTTTAACCCTGAAATGCACAGGTGTCAATTACCTTATGGCTGATAACATAAGATTATTTATTGTTGTCATCTAGTTAGTGATCTTGGTTTTAATCTGAAGTTTCACATGTACGACACAAAAGTTTAACCTGATTTTCACTATATTGGTTGGTGAATCCACAATCCCAACGGTTCCAAGAAAGTCCTTATATGGTGTAGCTAACAAATATACAAGTTGACTGATAAGCTTAAATTTACTATTAATTTTCCGTTGTCTTCTCTattcttattcttttttttttttaatttgtggttGTCCTAAGACGGCTAAGACCAAAAAGGTCCAACTTGCCTTATTCTTATTCTCACAGGATATCAGAAATGCATAAGTTGCATCAACATTAGTCAGCTGATCTTCACTAATTATCTTTCAGGGTGCGTGTGTGTATGAAACATTTTGTCATGTTCGATTGCAAACTCGTGGGATGATGGAGATAAAACGAAaaagctatatttccaatttcacAAGATCTGTTCAAAGTTGAGTGAGATTTTGTCGGCTTCTCATTCGAGCCAACACAAAACAAACCATGACACAAACTCCGACATAATAAAAAATCTTCGTGCTGCCGAAGCAC
It includes:
- the LOC129745278 gene encoding facilitated trehalose transporter Tret1-like; the protein is MTETKLPISIRPNRRVVNQYLAAICVNIISLSQGTAIGWLSPFLPLLISTNSPLSTGPVTDIQATWIASLLCVGAIFGTVLFGWSADKFGRKFSLCLTALPLIGFWACVAFGTYVEILFVGRILAGLGAAGVFLLVPLYVSEISEDSIRGSLGSFFILFINVGTLVSFVIGTYLSYHITSYILIFLPILFLLCFIRLPETPSHLIRCNKLESAEASLKFLRGYTTSPEDVAQLKEEMTKLMSQIVIRGKDSNDEASIKLADFAPFSVKKAIIIGMVLVALNQLTGCFALINYTAQIFADAGSDLDPNVAAIIVGAIQIAGSYVSTLVVDRLRRKLLYISTALGSAIGLTAMGTHAYLKVMGYDVSAINWIPVASLSWVIFIASVGILPLTFVILSEIVPHKLRSLVGSLCTTFLWVVSFLVVKYFPVVVEVLGMHGCMWTFAGCCLFGLLFNAFFIPETRGKSIDEITLAMESREKK